In a single window of the Zea mays cultivar B73 chromosome 5, Zm-B73-REFERENCE-NAM-5.0, whole genome shotgun sequence genome:
- the LOC100191555 gene encoding NADH dehydrogenase [ubiquinone] 1 beta subcomplex subunit 10-A-like isoform X1 — MVRKAKVEFDEQPPDNFDPKNPYADPVAMLEYREHLVREKWIHIETAKIIRERLRWCYRIEGINHHQKCRHLVDQYLEATRGVGWGKDARPPELHEPKKTVKAE, encoded by the exons ATGGTGCGCAAGGCGAAGGTTGAGTTCGACGAGCAGCCGCCGGATAACTTCGACCCGAAGAACCCGTATGCCGACCCGGTGGCGATGCTCGAGTACCGGGAACACCTGGTGCGAGAGAAGTGGATCCATATCGAGACCGCCAAGATCATCCGGGAGCGCCTCCGCTGGTGCTACCGCATCGAGGGCATCAACCACCACCAGAAGTGCCGCCACCTCGTCGACCAATACCTAGAGGCTACCCGCGGCGTGGGTTGGGGCAAGGATGCCCGCCCGCCTGAACTCCACG AGCCCAAGAAGACCGTCAAGGCGGAGTAG